ATCGTGCCAGTACAGGATCGAACTGAAGAGACACTTCTGGCGTGTATCAAAGAGTGGATATTGCCAGGCACCACCATCATGTCAGATTGTTGGAAGTcctataattgtttaaacaatgaaGGCTTCCAACATCTGACGGTAAACCACTCATACAACTTTGTCGATCCTGAAACTGGTGAGAACTTTTTGCCATAGTTAACAAccatattattattgtttatttgtatattgttctaatacattttttaaatctacaGGCGCGCATACGCAGAATATAGAATGTGTTTGGAGAGAAGTTCGCGGAAATATCCCAAGGTATGGAACCAGGGAGGATCACGTCCTTGGATATTTGAACGAATATCTCTTCAAACGCGCCTATAGCCGCTTGGAGCGTATAGAAAACTTCTTTGATGTCATCGCAGAATTATATCCTCCGATATCCACTTTTGAGGACCAGCCGGAACTTGAGCCAGAAACATCCGACGAACCAAGTACCAGCACTGCTTAgagatacgtttcttgtgctcACTTTTTACGTAGTACCGTTTTCTACATCGGTACattaatgtttctttatcaatattaatgtcACTACcatatttactatatttaattgtagATGTTAGAACATCATACTGgattaataaatctattaaCTTTTCCTGACAATATGTGTTACATACCTAAATTCTATTATACCTAACATATTATTGTGTGGCGTGcgttgtgtttttttttgggGGGGGGGTGCATGGTGGTGCATGATGGTGCATGGGGGGTGCAGGGGGGGCGAACCTATATAGATTAATGAcacgctttaaaagtatttaagtgtttaaagcgcgtcaactaacctatgtagggcacacatgtgtgtgccctgctttaacaaaaatcacaacttctataaagcagggcatacacacgtgtgtgtgccctgctttaacgaaaatcacaacttctataaagcagggcatacacacgtgtgtgtgtgccctgctttaacgaaaattacaacttctataaagcaggacatacacacgtgtgtgtgtgccctgctttaacgaaaatcattaaacagttacatatttttaaagcgcgttactaatctacataggttagttgacgcgctttaaaaacttaaatacttttaaagcgtcactaatctatacgCCGAAAGAATATCATTTCGAATTATGTTACACTTCTGACTTACCAACCAAACAGTTGTCACGTGATCTgctgcatgcgcgtgcggccactgagcatgcgcatatggctgtAGGACATGTTTGTAGttgctacatgtcgtcggtatgacaggaatcataacctgttttctgtcaactttaacgtttaatatctcgcgtcgcggagCGACAcatttttctgccagattctttcgtttcatgcaaaaacgcgtcgattgagcataTAATTTCATCGATATTTGAGGTGAGGTTCCTAAATAATTACCCTAtgggcctaagcagaatggctgtcttggcagtgttttatgccttaagtctttgtcttatgtaatgCACAATGCTGTACACTATCTCTTCACGAGTGCAACGGAGACAAAAAGTTAGCTAGAAGTAGTAGAAGGCATAGATATACGTGTAGTGACAGCCATAAGTTATGCTTCGCTTGCCACTGATCTCTATATAACACTGGATGGCGTATGCTATGGAAAAGGACGATAAATTGTGTTACGCATTGAAGACCCGGCAGCCATCTTTGATGAGGTAAAATATGCACTTTTAGGCGGTAAATTCAAATGGggataaagtaaaaaagtaataatataaagactTATTTGACgatttttatagttaaaacGTAGAAAGTGTACAGTACTCTATTAtgggaaaattattattactactaaaagtaatttttactgcacgtacaatatatattcacTTGGATTAAAACAtgaattgtatatacattttaccaTGTATACAACATCGTGTTTTAAATAGGAGACGTAAATAGCAAGTTGAAAATGagttcaaaatataaaagtacgtaaaactaaattaaagatatacagaaaaatgtctaaaaacacattttgtgaaggaaaaaatttaaaaacaataaattgtttggtttattttattttcaaattctttaCAATAAGTATTgtaactaataaattaatgtattgtaAAGTAAGTCTTAGAAgtgtatataaagatattgaatgtaataaatgaaaaacaatgaatagatattaataatacataagatgaaaattgtaattaatattaaatatgtacaattatggattaaataaattgattagagatagaattttgattgtaaatgtaatgtaaaaagtaggattaaataaattgattagaTATGGAATTCTgattgtaaatgtaatgtaaatgtaatgtaatatataaaaattaaaaaaaatgtgtatataaaatttatatacctaCAGGTGGATCAATGGATCCTCGTTTTCCATCAATATTTCagtgcaaattttattttgcagtatCTGCAAGCAGATCAAAATGTTAAGAATCATAATTATGTGAAGAAAACGAATGGTTTTATCCAGTGGTGGCATTacaattaagttttaaaaattatatttatataaaaattatattttttttactgaatttagtacaaatataaataaaatcttacatCAATAAAACCttacaaaaaaagaacaataatTTCAGAATCTGAATAacacagtataaaataattgaagaaaataaaaaactcatctataatgaacaaattatattacagcTCAAGTTTTTTTGGTTCATTATGCCAAGCCATGCTATTGTGCTACCCGTTGCAACACTTTCATGCTATTCATGCTTGTTTTATTGCACTCCATGCaaaagacaaataataaatataagttaatCTCTCGAATATATGGAAATGCTTATATTATCCTAAGGTTGCCTTTCAgacaataatctttaatagaCTAGCATAAAGTTTAAAACAATACTCGTTTTGACTAGTCAATGTTAGTACAAAGAAAGGAAGACTAGTCTCTGCTATAATACTACTAAAACCAGCTATCACTGACGTTCCCAGATAATTCGTCGAGTTAGGTGATGACGAACTTTTGTCCCAACAGCAGTTTGAGACGCTTTCTTTGTCGCAGCATAGAGtcttaaattcaaatatacTTTGCACACTTGCTTTGAAAGGAAATAAATGTGATTTGTATCATTAGCTGCATCATCAAACATATGTTCGTTTAACTGTGGAAATAATGTACAAGGGGGTTGTACAAGATCATGCAAAACCTTTGAGCAAACGACTACACAGCAAACTTTTCTCATTTGGAATGAAATCTTGCAACTTCATTGTCGCTACCCATTTCTCCAGTAATTTGGGATTATTTAAGGGAAATCCAGTGTTATATAGAGATCAGTGGTTCCAATATACGCGGCAGTTAAGGAGGCTCTTACCTCGATCATAAAACGACAGatctttatgaaattaaattatgttgtaaagtGAACCACAACGAACCGATGCCCAAAACTTTAGCATAGGttgacgataaaaattttaaaaatatcagtattGAAATTCGCATTTTTAACACAGAGCATAATGGTACACACTAAAATTTTTACCGGAAGTGATGTATTTTCTTGGCAAGTTTGCGAGCCAGGTAAACAAAAAACTAAGGAAttgtagttaaaataataatctttctaaTGATAAGAAGAAAACTTGGTGTTGACGATgagttataaaagatattgtagTTTTAATATGACGTACGACAGGTTAGGCGAATGATCTTCCGAGTGTCAAAATCGCGCGAAGTTTCTAACCTCACTTGCACATGTCTTTTCTCTGCACTGTATGGTAGCGGCATAATTATTCTCTCGCGCATTGACTTTATTTTCGAGAATTTTCCTTTCATTTTCCCTCTCAGCATTCTCAcgttatatctttcttttggcTCCATCTCTTCATCGCATCAATCGCTACAACGCTACACGGCTACACCTCACTTAGCTGCAGACTGCTACACATGACATTGTAACACGCGCATGTTATTATTCTGCTCTTTAGCACTGACGTAGTCAGCTgacttattgtataaattttaatatttacactaATAGAACATATAACTTACTCTTACACTATGTAAAAatcatcatttatttttttatttaattttccgataattttataaccaattattaatgataatttttcggTTGCTACATTGATTAGACATGTGACGTCATAGATTTTGTCGTCACTTCCTACTTTTACTGCGGCTCGCGAGGTGAGGCATTCGCAGTAAGAACATGGCGGCTATGGCGGCACCTTTGAAAGAATTGGTCCTTACCTATGTGAACCTGGCACCCgacttttgaaaaattaattttttttacggaaaacgttagcattttgtttgtagttatttgtagtaacaaaaatttcgtttgtagtttaatacattaaaaattataaaagttttaaaaattactcgcaccccactttgagatatctcaaatccgcttgcgccatcttcttcagaatcgtttgtagttgtttgtagtgcttttcttttcgtttgcaccgttcaaaagttattatatttttgcaataaacaaaaacagtaactttgccaattttggagatatctcaaatccgcttgcgccatcttcttcagaatcatttgtagttgtttgtagtgcttttcttttcgtttgtagttgcacCGTTCTAATAAagttatgatatttttgcaGTAAGCAAGaagtgtaactttgccaattttgaagatattttaaacgaaACAGAACGAAAACCattacaaacaactacaaacgattctacaTCGAGTCGCGCAatcagttttaaaataattccaaaattggcaaagttacacttcttgtatattgcaaaaatattataactattatatataaaacggtGCATATacaaacagaaaaaaagaaagcactacaaacaactacaaacgattctaaagaagatggcgcaagcggatttgagatatctccaaaattgacaaagttacactttttgtttattgcaaaaatataataacttttgaacggtgcaactacaaacaaaaagaaaagcactacaaacaactacaaacgattctgatgaagatggcgcaagcggatttgagatatctccaaaattggcaaagttactctttttgtttattgcaaaaatataataacttttgaacggtgcaactacaaacgaaaagaaaagcactacaaacaactacaaatgattctgaagaagatggcgcaagcggatttgaaatatctcgacAAATGACAAAGTtaggttttatttatttttttaagttattgtaacttttaaatggttcaactacaaacgaaacgaaaaacactacaaacaactacaaacgattctaaagaagatggcgcaaacggatttgagatatcttaAAGTGGAgtgcgagtaattttttttatttttataatttttaatgtattaaactataaacgaaatttttgttactacaaataactacaaacaaaatgctaacgttttccgtaaaaaaattaatttttcggaagTCGGGTGTCAGGTTCACATAGGTTTGGTCCTTGTGGAAGGCAACAACAAGAAATATACAGTAATCGTTAGTCACGAAGATGCGGAAAAAGCCCAAAGattactaaattaatataattaatataataataaataatttcgatattttcataaatctgaaaactgttatttattttatagacatGACTTTTGCAACATCATTGTTTAAGTAcaagattcttttttatatatttcatagaaTAGGCAGGTGCTCCTATCATCGTG
The Temnothorax longispinosus isolate EJ_2023e chromosome 7, Tlon_JGU_v1, whole genome shotgun sequence DNA segment above includes these coding regions:
- the LOC139815777 gene encoding uncharacterized protein, which codes for MFLKKVCVFWAEKHSEKLGGLGCTLEIDEAKIGKRKYNRSRLVKGQWIFGGYEQGTKKIFIVPVQDRTEETLLACIKEWILPGTTIMSDCWKSYNCLNNEGFQHLTVNHSYNFVDPETGAHTQNIECVWREVRGNIPRYGTREDHVLGYLNEYLFKRAYSRLERIENFFDVIAELYPPISTFEDQPELEPETSDEPSTSTA